The following proteins come from a genomic window of Gossypium raimondii isolate GPD5lz chromosome 5, ASM2569854v1, whole genome shotgun sequence:
- the LOC105770040 gene encoding protein PHOSPHATE-INDUCED 1, with product MASLATFNFVMFLIVLASSLHFTADARRLVESDQPDQPLLFQYHNGPLLSGKISVNLIWYGKFKPSQRAVVSDFVTSVASSKPTIAQPSVATWWKATEKYYQLSKKPYSLAITLGSQILDENYSLGKSLTNQQIMELASKGGQKNAINVVLTSADVAVEGFCSSRCGTHGSGLGGSSKGHNSKFAYIWVGNSETQCPGQCAWPFHQPIYGPQNPPLVAPNNDVGLDGMVINLASLLAGTVTNPFGNGYYQGPKEAPLEAASACPGIYGKGAYPGYAGDLPVDATTGANYNAHGVNGRKYLLPALFDPSTSTCSTLA from the coding sequence ATGGCTTCTTTGGctacatttaattttgttatgtttCTTATTGTCTTGGCCTCTTCGCTACATTTCACCGCCGATGCAAGGAGGCTCGTTGAGTCAGACCAACCTGACCAGCCTTTGCTCTTCCAATACCACAATGGTCCTCTTCTGTCTGGGAAAATCTCTGTTAATCTTATTTGGTACGGCAAGTTCAAGCCTTCTCAACGTGCGGTTGTGTCCGATTTCGTCACTTCCGTTGCGTCTTCCAAGCCTACAATAGCTCAGCCCTCGGTCGCCACATGGTGGAAAGCCACAGAGAAGTACTATCAGCTCAGCAAGAAACCTTATTCTCTTGCTATCACATTGGGTTCACAAATCCTTGACGAGAACTACTCTTTGGGAAAGTCGCTAACAAATCAACAGATCATGGAATTAGCATCAAAGGGTGGTCAGAAAAACGCCATTAACGTTGTTTTGACATCAGCTGACGTGGCTGTCGAAGGGTTCTGCTCAAGCAGGTGTGGAACCCATGGTTCAGGTTTGGGCGGATCAAGCAAGGGTCACAACAGTAAGTTCGCTTACATTTGGGTTGGAAACTCCGAGACACAGTGCCCAGGTCAATGCGCATGGCCATTCCACCAGCCCATCTACGGACCACAGAACCCACCTTTGGTTGCACCCAACAATGATGTCGGTCTTGATGGGATGGTGATCAACCTGGCTAGCCTCTTGGCTGGGACAGTGACCAACCCGTTTGGAAATGGGTACTACCAAGGTCCAAAAGAGGCACCACTGGAGGCTGCATCTGCTTGTCCCGGTATTTATGGTAAAGGAGCATACCCAGGCTATGCTGGAGACCTTCCGGTGGACGCCACAACTGGCGCTAACTACAACGCACATGGTGTGAATGGGAGAAAGTATCTGCTTCCGGCTTTGTTTGACCCTTCAACCTCAACTTGCTCTACACTGGCTTGA
- the LOC105769813 gene encoding protein PHOSPHATE-INDUCED 1 yields MASFLTQSVLKLFLVISLFQISLAGRKLSEVVQDQPQLLTYHNGPLLSGKITINLIWYGKFKPSERAIVSDFVTSLSSTPPSQSNQPSVAQWWKTTEKYYHLTSKKSSLSLSLGKQILDDKYSLGKSLKNKQIVELASMGDQKNAINVVLTASDVAVEGFCMSRCGTHGSALGSTDGLVKAKKHSKFAYIWVGNSQTQCPGQCAWPFHQPIYGPQSAPLIAPNNNVGLDGMVINLASLFAGTVTNPFGNGYFQGPAEAPLEASSACPGIYGKGAYPGYAGNLLVDPTTGASYNAHGNNGRKYLLPALYDPSTSSCSTLV; encoded by the coding sequence ATGGCTTCTTTCCTTACTCAAAGTGTCCTCAAACTTTTCCTCGTCATCTCTTTGTTTCAAATCTCTTTGGCCGGTAGGAAGCTGAGTGAAGTGGTGCAAGACCAGCCTCAGCTCTTGACATACCACAATGGTCCCCTTCTTTCTGGCAAAATTActatcaatttgatttggtATGGCAAGTTCAAGCCTTCCGAGAGGGCTATTGTCTCTGATTTTGTCACCTCCCTTTCCTCCACGCCTCCATCGCAAAGCAACCAGCCTTCGGTTGCCCAATGGTGGAAAACCACTGAGAAATACTACCACCTCACCTCCAAGAAATCTTCCCTTTCCCTGTCTTTGGGAAAGCAGATTCTTGACGACAAGTATTCGCTTGGCAAATCActcaaaaacaaacaaatcgTTGAGCTAGCCTCAATGGGTGACCAAAAGAATGCTATCAACGTTGTTTTAACAGCATCTGATGTTGCTGTTGAAGGGTTCTGCATGAGCCGCTGTGGGACTCATGGCTCTGCCTTGGGCTCCACCGATGGTCTCGTCAAGGCCAAGAAGCACTCCAAGTTCGCTTACATTTGGGTGGGTAACTCCCAGACCCAGTGCCCCGGTCAATGTGCCTGGCCGTTCCACCAGCCAATCTACGGACCACAAAGCGCGCCTTTGATTGCACCAAACAACAACGTGGGTCTTGATGGCATGGTCATAAACTTGGCTAGCCTCTTTGCCGGGACCGTCACGAACCCTTTCGGAAATGGTTACTTCCAAGGCCCAGCCGAGGCACCGTTGGAGGCTTCATCGGCTTGTCCTGGAATTTATGGTAAAGGGGCTTATCCAGGCTATGCAGGAAACCTACTTGTAGACCCTACAACTGGCGCTAGCTACAATGCTCATGGTAACAATGGAAGGAAATACTTGCTTCCTGCTTTATATGATCCTTCTACATCATCTTGCTCAACTTTGGTCTAA
- the LOC105770363 gene encoding 7-deoxyloganetin glucosyltransferase, with protein MDSSSHRHHAVCIPFPAQGHINPMLKLAKILHQKGFYITFVNTEFNHKRLLKSRGPDALNGLPSFRFETIPDGLPPTDVDATQDIPSLCDSTSKTCLPHFKQLLRKLNDFASTSKVPHVSCIVSDGVMSFTLDAAEELGIPEVLFWTTSACGFLGYVHYRQLMEKGYTPLKDESYLTNGYLNTVIDWIPTMEGIRLRDLPSFLRTTDPNFVMLDFILSETERARKASAIILNTFDDLEHESLDALNSMLPPVYSVGPLHLVLNHNVDNSELKQIGSNLWKEEPECLQWLDSKEPNSVVYVNFGSITVMTADQLNEFAWGLANSKQPFLWVIRPDLVGDESAVVPAEFVAETKDRGMLATWCPQEQVLNHPSVGGFLTHSGWNSTIESISGGVPMTCWPFFAEQQTNCWYSCTKWGIGEEIDNNVKRDEVESLVRELIKGEKGKDMKKKAVEWERKAKAATVNSDGSSYRNLDKIIQLLCTPRA; from the exons ATGGATTCCTCCAGTCATAGGCATCATGCAGTATGTATTCCTTTCCCTGCTCAAGGTCATATCAATCCCATGCTAAAGCTAGCCAAAATACTTCACCAGAAGGGCTTTTATATCACCTTTGTTAACACTGAGTTTAACCACAAACGTCTACTTAAATCCCGAGGACCTGATGCTCTTAATGGTCTCCCTTCTTTTCGTTTCGAGACTATTCCCGACGGCCTTCCGCCGACCGATGTCGATGCCACCCAAGACATCCCTTCCCTCTGCGACTCCACTAGCAAGACTTGCTTACCCCACTTCAAACAACTCCTCCGCAAGCTAAACGATTTCGCGTCCACATCCAAAGTTCCCCATGTTTCTTGCATTGTTTCGGATGGTGTCATGAGCTTCACTCTTGATGCAGCTGAAGAACTAGGCATTCCTGAAGTTCTGTTTTGGACCACAAGCGCTTGTGGCTTCCTCGGTTACGTTCACTATCGCCAATTAATGGAAAAGGGTTATACACCTCTCAAAG ATGAAAGCTATTTAACCAATGGGTACTTGAATACCGTCATAGATTGGATACCGACAATGGAAGGTATCCGATTGAGGGATCTTCCTTCTTTTCTTAGAACAACTGATCCGAATTTTGTTAtgcttgattttattttatctgaAACCGAAAGAGCTCGGAAGGCGTCAGCAATTATATTGAACACGTTTGATGATTTGGAGCACGAATCATTGGACGCACTCAACTCAATGCTACCCCCAGTTTACTCAGTGGGTCCTCTGCATCTTGTTTTGAATCACAATGTGGATAATAGTGAGTTGAAACAAATAGGATCGAATCTTTGGAAAGAAGAGCCAGAGTGCCTCCAATGGTTAGACTCCAAAGAGCCCAACTCTGTTGTTTACGTGAATTTCGGGAGCATCACTGTGATGACAGCTGATCAGCTAAACGAATTTGCTTGGGGGCTAGCGAATAGTAAACAACCTTTTCTGTGGGTCATTAGACCCGATCTTGTCGGTGATGAATCGGCAGTTGTGCCAGCAGAGTTCGTAGCGGAGACCAAAGATAGAGGCATGTTGGCAACATGGTGCCCGCAAGAACAAGTCCTGAACCACCCTTCGGTTGGAGGATTCTTAACGCATAGCGGATGGAATTCCACGATTGAAAGCATATCCGGCGGCGTGCCCATGACATGTTGGCCGTTTTTCGCGGAGCAACAAACGAACTGTTGGTATTCATGTACTAAATGGGGAATCGGCGAGGAAATCGACAATAATGTTAAAAGGGATGAAGTAGAGAGCCTTGTCAGAGAGCTAATCAAAGGAGAAAAGGGTAAAGATATGAAGAAGAAAGCTGTCGAGTGGGAGAGAAAAGCAAAGGCGGCGACTGTCAATTCTGATGGCTCGTCTTACAGGAATCTCGACAAAATTATCCAACTTCTATGCACACCTAGAGCTTAA